A stretch of Mucilaginibacter terrae DNA encodes these proteins:
- a CDS encoding glycoside hydrolase family 31 protein — MDFKMLGPSQSVQQKSNKLIIKTAEAEAHITIYSPSVIRVNITRQPAGADESFAVIREPLAQIAYEETAEEIIVKTSALTLRISKSPLRFAFYTPGGELLSKDDDRFGTNWQNSRVTNYRELQADEKFIGLGEKVGNLNRRASSFTNWNTDASDHTPKTDPLYETFPFFIGIHGAVTYGFFLDNTHKSYFDFGASCDDQFIWLGAEDGDLNYYFFGAQTVGRILEDYTWLTGRMEMPPLWSLGYQQCRWSYMTAQEVLDVASKFREHNVPADVMYCDIDYMEGFKIFTWNNETFPDPKAFIDKLKAMNFKLVTIVDPGIKVEEGYQQYDEGVERGYFATYPNGENYIGEVWPGRCHFPDFFREDVREWWGAAFTALTEPGVEGFWNDMNEPAVWNQNMPWIVKFGDKFMPEVRNVYGMQMARATYDGTRKILGNKRPFVLTRAAYSGTQRYSAVWTGDNTATDEHLLLGARLVNSLGVSGMAYVGVDIGGFSGNPTPEMMVRWNNLGIYTPMYRNHSIKDSDYREPWQYGEENLGLIRKFIEDRYRLLPYLYSAFYQTTQTGLPVCRTLAIDYTHDKAVYYEDYQNQFLFGDGLLVAPVISTALTAKVYLPCGDWYRLSTGEKFEGGKEYEVDAPLHDMPVFAKAGAIIPQQNVIQSTQDAGDGILEIHVWNSTEPSTFVYYEDDGDTYNYEQGTYHKRNITFTPASKTVTLSSVEGGYTSKYTQIQVVLKGFEEVMKIDMVDNANDEIVIEW; from the coding sequence ATGGATTTCAAAATGTTAGGCCCATCTCAAAGCGTTCAGCAAAAAAGCAATAAACTTATTATTAAAACTGCCGAAGCCGAAGCGCATATAACCATATATAGCCCTTCGGTTATCAGGGTAAACATTACCCGCCAGCCTGCTGGGGCAGACGAATCTTTTGCGGTTATCAGAGAGCCTTTGGCTCAAATAGCTTACGAAGAAACGGCAGAAGAGATTATTGTAAAAACATCGGCGCTTACGTTGCGCATCAGCAAATCGCCTTTGCGTTTTGCATTTTACACCCCGGGGGGCGAGCTTTTGAGTAAAGACGACGACCGCTTTGGAACCAATTGGCAAAATAGCCGGGTTACCAATTACCGCGAGTTGCAGGCCGATGAAAAATTCATCGGTTTGGGCGAAAAGGTAGGCAACCTGAACCGCCGTGCCAGCTCGTTTACCAACTGGAACACCGATGCATCAGACCATACTCCTAAAACCGACCCGCTGTACGAAACTTTCCCGTTCTTCATCGGCATACACGGCGCGGTTACTTACGGCTTCTTTTTAGATAATACACATAAAAGTTATTTCGATTTCGGTGCCTCGTGCGATGACCAGTTTATTTGGCTGGGTGCCGAGGATGGCGACCTGAACTATTATTTCTTCGGCGCCCAAACCGTGGGCAGAATTTTAGAAGACTATACCTGGCTAACCGGCCGCATGGAAATGCCGCCACTTTGGAGCCTGGGATACCAGCAGTGCCGCTGGAGTTATATGACTGCCCAGGAAGTATTGGATGTTGCATCAAAATTCCGTGAGCACAATGTACCTGCCGATGTAATGTATTGCGATATAGATTACATGGAAGGCTTTAAAATATTCACCTGGAATAACGAAACCTTCCCCGACCCAAAAGCATTTATTGATAAGCTGAAGGCCATGAACTTTAAGCTGGTAACTATTGTAGACCCCGGTATTAAGGTTGAAGAAGGCTACCAGCAATATGACGAGGGTGTGGAGCGTGGTTACTTTGCCACCTACCCCAACGGCGAAAACTATATTGGCGAGGTTTGGCCGGGTCGTTGTCACTTCCCCGACTTCTTCCGCGAGGATGTACGCGAATGGTGGGGCGCCGCCTTTACCGCACTAACCGAACCCGGTGTTGAAGGTTTTTGGAACGACATGAACGAACCTGCCGTTTGGAACCAGAACATGCCCTGGATAGTAAAATTTGGCGACAAGTTTATGCCCGAGGTACGTAATGTATACGGCATGCAAATGGCCCGCGCCACTTATGATGGCACCCGCAAAATACTGGGCAACAAACGCCCATTCGTGTTGACTCGTGCAGCTTATTCGGGCACACAACGCTACTCGGCGGTATGGACGGGCGATAATACTGCAACCGACGAACATTTATTGTTGGGAGCACGTTTAGTGAACAGCTTAGGCGTAAGCGGCATGGCCTATGTAGGCGTTGATATTGGCGGCTTTAGCGGCAACCCTACCCCCGAAATGATGGTACGCTGGAATAACTTAGGTATTTACACTCCTATGTATCGCAACCACTCCATTAAAGATTCGGACTACCGCGAGCCATGGCAGTACGGGGAGGAAAATCTCGGCCTCATCCGCAAATTTATTGAAGACCGTTATCGTTTACTGCCTTATCTGTACTCTGCATTTTATCAAACCACACAAACCGGCCTACCTGTTTGCCGCACACTGGCCATTGATTATACCCACGATAAAGCGGTTTACTATGAAGACTATCAAAATCAATTCCTGTTTGGCGATGGCTTACTGGTAGCCCCGGTTATCAGCACCGCGCTAACCGCCAAAGTATATCTCCCCTGCGGCGATTGGTACCGATTAAGTACGGGTGAAAAATTTGAAGGCGGCAAAGAATATGAAGTAGACGCCCCCCTGCATGACATGCCGGTATTTGCCAAAGCAGGAGCTATCATTCCTCAGCAAAACGTAATTCAAAGCACGCAAGATGCCGGCGATGGTATTTTAGAGATTCACGTTTGGAACAGTACCGAACCATCAACCTTTGTTTATTACGAAGATGATGGCGATACCTACAACTATGAGCAGGGCACTTACCACAAACGTAACATTACTTTTACCCCGGCTTCAAAAACGGTTACATTATCGTCTGTTGAAGGAGGTTATACTTCTAAGTATACTCAAATACAAGTGGTATTGAAAGGATTTGAAGAGGTTATGAAGATTGATATGGTGGATAATGCGAATGACGAAATAGTTATTGAATGGTAA
- a CDS encoding adenine phosphoribosyltransferase, translated as MIEQQIKSAIRDIPDFPKPGITFKDITPILKDPILCESIVNAFAAHFQNAKIDAVAGIESRGFLFGLQLAGKLGVPFVPIRKAGKLPYTVKQMEYDLEYGSAKIEVHTDAFKPGQHILIHDDLLATGGTVTAAAKLVTEMGGMIAGFSFIVALGFLDGRKKIAPLADKVVVLAEY; from the coding sequence ATGATCGAGCAGCAAATTAAATCAGCCATACGCGATATTCCCGATTTCCCGAAACCCGGTATCACCTTTAAAGATATTACCCCCATACTTAAAGATCCTATTTTGTGCGAAAGCATTGTGAATGCGTTTGCTGCGCATTTTCAAAACGCCAAAATTGATGCGGTTGCCGGTATCGAAAGCCGGGGCTTTTTATTTGGATTGCAATTGGCCGGTAAACTGGGTGTGCCGTTCGTACCTATACGTAAAGCAGGTAAGCTACCCTACACCGTAAAGCAAATGGAATATGATCTGGAATATGGTTCGGCTAAAATTGAAGTGCATACCGATGCCTTTAAACCCGGTCAGCACATTTTAATACACGACGACCTGCTGGCCACCGGCGGCACCGTAACCGCAGCGGCCAAACTGGTTACCGAAATGGGTGGCATGATAGCTGGCTTCAGCTTTATTGTAGCCTTAGGCTTTTTAGATGGACGTAAAAAAATAGCACCTTTAGCCGATAAAGTTGTGGTTTTGGCGGAGTACTAA
- a CDS encoding glycine--tRNA ligase: MSKNTDELFKNVIAHAKEYGFVFQSSEIYDGLSAVYDYGQNGAELKNNIKAYWWKSMVQLNDNIVGIDSAIFMHPKIWKASGHVDGFSDPMIDNKDSKKRYRADQLLEDRIAKYDKDGKTDKAEQLQLELDKALNADDLPRLRDLIVEHEIACPISGTRNWTEVRQFNLMFSTQMGAVADDADTIYLRPETAQGIFVNYLNVQKTGRMKIPFGIAQIGKAFRNEVIARQFIIRMREFEQMEMQFFVRPGTQKEWFDKWKEARLKWHLALGTPAEKYRYHEHVKLAHYADAAYDIEFEFPFGFKEVEGIHSRTDFDLSQHQQFSGKKMQYFDPEVDPETNKPYGNYVPYVIETSIGLDRMFLLTMINAYEEEDLSTEEKQDSRTVLRLHPCLAPVKAAIFPLTKKDGLPEKAREIMDSLKLDFNMQYEEKDAIGKRYRRQDAIGTPFCITVDHQTLEDNTVTIRHRDSMEQERVPADQLEKIIGDLVSWKNVLR; this comes from the coding sequence ATGAGTAAAAATACCGACGAACTGTTTAAAAATGTGATTGCCCATGCCAAGGAGTATGGTTTTGTATTTCAGTCAAGTGAAATTTACGACGGACTAAGCGCCGTATACGATTACGGCCAAAATGGTGCCGAACTGAAGAACAACATCAAAGCCTACTGGTGGAAAAGTATGGTGCAGTTGAACGATAACATCGTAGGTATTGACTCGGCCATATTTATGCATCCTAAAATATGGAAAGCAAGCGGTCACGTTGATGGTTTCAGCGACCCGATGATCGACAACAAGGATTCGAAAAAACGCTACCGTGCCGACCAGTTACTGGAAGACCGCATAGCTAAATATGATAAAGACGGCAAAACTGATAAGGCAGAGCAATTGCAACTGGAGTTGGATAAAGCCCTTAATGCCGACGATTTACCACGCCTGCGCGACCTCATTGTTGAGCATGAAATTGCATGCCCGATAAGCGGCACCCGCAATTGGACCGAAGTACGCCAGTTTAACCTCATGTTCAGCACCCAAATGGGAGCCGTGGCCGATGATGCCGACACCATTTACCTGCGCCCCGAAACAGCACAAGGTATTTTTGTGAACTACCTTAACGTGCAAAAAACCGGCCGTATGAAAATTCCGTTCGGTATTGCGCAAATTGGTAAGGCTTTTCGTAACGAGGTTATTGCCCGCCAGTTCATCATCCGCATGCGCGAGTTCGAGCAAATGGAGATGCAATTCTTCGTACGCCCCGGCACGCAAAAAGAGTGGTTTGATAAATGGAAAGAAGCCCGTTTAAAATGGCACCTGGCTTTGGGTACACCAGCCGAAAAATACCGTTACCACGAACACGTTAAGCTGGCGCATTATGCTGATGCCGCTTATGATATTGAGTTTGAATTCCCGTTCGGCTTTAAAGAAGTGGAAGGTATACACAGCCGTACCGATTTTGATTTGAGCCAGCACCAGCAGTTCTCAGGTAAAAAAATGCAGTATTTTGACCCTGAGGTTGACCCGGAAACCAACAAACCTTATGGTAACTACGTGCCTTACGTTATCGAAACTTCGATAGGGTTGGACCGTATGTTCCTGCTCACCATGATCAACGCTTACGAGGAAGAAGACCTGAGCACCGAAGAAAAACAAGACAGCCGTACAGTTTTACGCCTGCACCCTTGTTTGGCACCGGTAAAAGCCGCTATTTTCCCGCTTACCAAAAAAGATGGTTTGCCCGAAAAAGCCCGTGAAATTATGGACAGCCTTAAACTCGACTTCAACATGCAGTATGAGGAGAAAGACGCCATTGGCAAACGCTACCGCCGACAGGATGCCATTGGTACACCGTTCTGTATAACGGTTGACCACCAAACGCTGGAAGACAATACCGTAACCATACGCCACCGCGACAGCATGGAGCAGGAACGCGTACCTGCCGATCAATTAGAAAAGATAATTGGTGACTTGGTAAGCTGGAAAAACGTATTGAGATAA
- a CDS encoding AI-2E family transporter → MQTKQYPFYLQATVVLFGLILVVYVMNSLADILVPLAFAAFIAILLNRLCNRLIRAKVPQIPAIIISMFIAVIVIAGLFYFLSSQIISFGDTLPTLKAKFAHITADLKVWIFQHFGIDTHKQVQFINGAMKSSKSLVGKTLNTVLGTLSIIFLIPVYVFLMLLYKTLIVNFLFEVFSEENSAQVAEILQETKAAIQSYIIGLLTETLVVAIMNSVALLLLDVPYAILIGVIGALLNLLPYIGGLVAIALPVLMATVTHDGYGTQLGVIAAYLFIQFIDNNILVPRIVSSKVQINALISIVVVLLGNSLWGLSGMFLSIPFIAVLKIIFDRIDDLKPWGKLLGDNIPTRSKAHIWQLRRSNAPAQNDTPTS, encoded by the coding sequence ATGCAAACCAAACAGTACCCATTTTATCTTCAGGCTACCGTTGTTCTTTTCGGACTAATTTTAGTTGTTTACGTAATGAACAGCCTGGCCGATATATTGGTACCACTGGCTTTTGCAGCTTTTATAGCCATACTGCTTAACCGTTTGTGTAACAGACTAATCAGGGCAAAAGTTCCGCAAATACCGGCTATCATCATATCCATGTTTATTGCAGTAATTGTTATTGCCGGTTTGTTTTATTTCCTGTCATCGCAAATAATATCTTTTGGAGATACGCTGCCCACGCTAAAAGCCAAGTTTGCACACATTACCGCCGATCTTAAAGTCTGGATATTTCAGCACTTCGGCATCGATACGCATAAACAGGTGCAGTTTATAAACGGTGCCATGAAGAGCAGTAAATCATTGGTTGGTAAAACACTCAATACCGTGTTGGGCACGTTAAGTATCATCTTCCTGATACCGGTTTATGTATTTTTGATGCTGTTGTATAAAACGCTGATCGTAAACTTTCTATTCGAAGTATTCTCCGAAGAAAATTCGGCACAGGTGGCCGAGATATTACAGGAAACCAAAGCGGCCATACAAAGCTATATTATTGGCCTCCTTACCGAAACTTTAGTAGTGGCCATCATGAACTCAGTAGCCTTATTGCTTTTGGATGTTCCTTATGCAATACTCATTGGTGTAATTGGCGCCTTACTAAACCTGCTGCCTTATATTGGAGGTTTGGTTGCCATTGCATTGCCTGTATTAATGGCTACTGTTACGCACGATGGTTACGGTACGCAGTTGGGTGTTATTGCCGCTTACCTGTTTATACAGTTTATTGATAATAATATATTGGTGCCTCGCATCGTATCATCTAAAGTGCAAATCAATGCACTCATATCTATCGTAGTTGTTTTGTTAGGAAATTCATTATGGGGGTTATCGGGTATGTTTTTATCTATACCATTTATAGCCGTACTTAAAATCATATTTGACCGTATTGATGATTTGAAACCATGGGGCAAACTACTGGGTGATAATATACCCACCCGCAGTAAGGCACACATATGGCAACTACGTCGTAGCAATGCCCCGGCTCAAAACGACACTCCTACTTCTTAA
- a CDS encoding DUF4230 domain-containing protein — translation MRRRLSLTLLFVLVITGFLIFLFFYMKHQFSTVRTEVKEDVMVEKITAMGKLELVKYSMKDVLEKKQIHTLLPDERVLFVAVGEVTACIDLTKVTKQSITRSNGDSVVTVTLPQPEICYAKLDHQRSKVYDVSGVILPSTTKTMVEDIYKLAEKRLLDNARQQNITGMARQNAQIIFKPLLEGISGKTVVLKFKK, via the coding sequence ATGCGCCGACGTTTATCGCTCACCTTACTCTTCGTTTTGGTTATTACAGGTTTCCTCATATTCCTGTTCTTTTACATGAAGCACCAGTTCAGCACCGTTCGTACCGAAGTTAAGGAGGATGTGATGGTTGAAAAAATAACGGCCATGGGCAAGCTCGAACTGGTAAAATACAGCATGAAAGATGTACTGGAGAAAAAGCAGATACATACCCTTTTACCGGATGAACGAGTTTTATTTGTAGCAGTTGGCGAAGTAACTGCTTGTATCGATCTAACTAAGGTGACCAAACAAAGCATTACTCGCAGCAATGGCGACAGCGTGGTTACTGTAACCCTGCCCCAGCCAGAAATTTGCTATGCGAAGCTCGATCATCAACGCTCAAAAGTATATGATGTAAGCGGCGTAATACTACCAAGCACCACCAAAACCATGGTTGAAGATATTTACAAGCTGGCCGAAAAACGCTTACTGGATAATGCGAGGCAGCAAAATATAACCGGTATGGCACGTCAAAATGCGCAGATTATATTCAAGCCCTTGTTAGAGGGAATATCGGGCAAAACAGTTGTACTTAAATTTAAGAAGTAG
- a CDS encoding OsmC family protein codes for MKRTATAHWNGTLKDGSGQLTTQSTTLNQTQYSFKTRFESGVGTNPEELLAAAHAGCFTMAVSAALTQQGVTPGNLDTAAVLDLDMANLAVTGIHLEIKATAIDGVSEDQFKAIAEDAKKNCIISKALSVPFTLNVIYGVEA; via the coding sequence ATGAAACGTACAGCAACCGCACACTGGAACGGAACATTAAAAGACGGCTCGGGCCAATTAACTACCCAAAGCACTACTTTAAACCAAACTCAATACTCGTTTAAAACACGTTTTGAGTCGGGCGTGGGTACCAACCCCGAAGAATTATTAGCCGCTGCACACGCTGGCTGCTTTACTATGGCGGTAAGCGCTGCTTTAACTCAACAAGGTGTTACCCCCGGCAATTTAGATACCGCCGCAGTTTTAGACCTTGATATGGCTAACCTTGCAGTAACAGGTATACACCTCGAAATTAAAGCTACCGCTATCGACGGCGTATCTGAAGATCAGTTTAAAGCCATAGCCGAGGATGCTAAGAAAAATTGTATCATCTCTAAAGCATTAAGCGTTCCGTTTACGTTGAACGTTATTTACGGCGTAGAGGCGTAA
- a CDS encoding NADH:flavin oxidoreductase/NADH oxidase, giving the protein MTNLFSPLTIKGTTFKNRVAVSPMCEYSCTDGFANDWHLVHLGAFATGGAGLIITEAAAVSPEGRITYSDLGIWKDEHIERLKQITSFIEAQGAVAGIQLAHAGRKASHDKPWLGGKQFPSTHENGWVTYGPSALAFTDGEEAPLELDKAGIEKVKSDFKSAAERALKAGFKVAEVHGAHGYLLHQFYSTLSNQRTDEYGGSFENRIRLLVEVTETVREVWPQEYPLFVRISSTDWTEGGWTIEDSVKLAAVLKEKGVDLVDCSSGGNVPKAVIPNKPGYQVEFAEKIKAQTGILTGAVGLITTPAQANEIIETGQADLVLMAREMLRDPHFALRAAHELGHQIEWPAQYERAQWR; this is encoded by the coding sequence ATGACTAATTTATTTTCGCCCTTAACTATTAAGGGCACTACGTTTAAAAACCGTGTAGCGGTATCGCCCATGTGCGAGTATAGCTGTACCGATGGGTTTGCCAACGACTGGCACCTGGTTCACCTTGGTGCATTTGCCACGGGCGGCGCAGGTTTAATTATTACCGAAGCCGCTGCCGTATCGCCCGAGGGGCGCATTACTTATTCGGATTTAGGAATATGGAAAGATGAGCATATCGAACGCCTCAAACAAATAACTTCTTTTATAGAAGCACAAGGCGCAGTTGCCGGTATTCAGTTAGCGCACGCCGGGCGTAAAGCCAGCCATGATAAACCCTGGCTGGGTGGCAAACAATTTCCATCCACCCATGAAAACGGATGGGTAACTTATGGGCCCAGTGCTTTAGCGTTTACCGATGGTGAAGAAGCTCCGCTGGAGTTAGACAAAGCCGGTATTGAAAAAGTTAAGTCCGATTTTAAATCAGCTGCCGAACGTGCGCTTAAAGCCGGTTTTAAAGTGGCCGAAGTACACGGTGCGCACGGCTATTTGCTGCACCAGTTTTATTCAACGTTGAGTAACCAGCGTACTGATGAATATGGTGGCTCGTTTGAAAACCGTATACGCTTATTGGTAGAAGTTACCGAAACCGTGCGCGAGGTTTGGCCGCAGGAGTATCCGCTGTTTGTGCGCATATCATCAACCGACTGGACCGAGGGTGGCTGGACCATTGAAGATTCGGTAAAACTGGCTGCGGTTTTAAAAGAAAAAGGTGTAGATTTGGTTGACTGCTCTTCGGGAGGAAACGTACCTAAAGCAGTTATACCTAATAAACCGGGCTACCAGGTTGAATTTGCAGAGAAGATCAAAGCACAAACCGGGATATTAACCGGCGCGGTGGGGTTAATTACCACACCGGCACAAGCCAACGAAATTATAGAAACAGGCCAGGCCGACCTGGTGTTGATGGCCCGCGAAATGCTGCGCGATCCGCATTTTGCCTTGCGTGCAGCACATGAGTTAGGGCACCAAATTGAGTGGCCTGCACAATACGAACGCGCCCAATGGCGTTAA
- a CDS encoding cation:proton antiporter domain-containing protein has protein sequence MTTYTTLIVLCSLVIFSYLFDLIAGKTKIPSVLLLLFLGVAIHQVIDYFGIKVFDLTTILPTLGTLGLILIVFEGALELKYSPSKNQVIKRSFMSAFFILICTTFCISGLIYILTKADFYRCFMNAIPFCVISSAIAIPSASNINKEKKEFIIYESSFSDILTVVLFNFMLSNSYISIGSFAKLGVELVAILILAQVACLLLLYLIGRITHHVKFFLIIALLILVYAIGQSFHLSSLIIVLALGLFFNNADQINLPWFRKHFIYHGLQIDLKQLLQLSAESAFLMRTFFFIIFGFTMDVYQLQKSTVLFIGGLILFTIYFIRFVYIKLALKTELMPELVIVPRGLISVLLYYNIPQPLRLPGVETSLLFVVILGTSIIMSIGLFFYNRRVSAKEFENV, from the coding sequence TTGACTACCTATACTACTTTAATTGTCCTCTGCTCACTGGTAATTTTCTCTTACCTGTTCGATTTAATTGCCGGTAAAACCAAAATACCATCGGTGTTATTGCTGCTGTTTTTAGGTGTGGCCATACACCAGGTAATTGATTATTTTGGCATTAAGGTTTTCGACCTTACTACCATTTTACCCACGCTGGGTACCTTGGGTTTAATACTCATTGTGTTTGAGGGTGCGCTCGAACTCAAGTATTCGCCCTCAAAAAACCAGGTGATCAAGCGCTCGTTTATGTCGGCATTTTTTATTTTGATATGCACCACGTTCTGCATATCGGGCTTAATATACATACTTACCAAAGCCGATTTTTATCGGTGTTTTATGAATGCCATTCCGTTCTGTGTTATCAGTTCGGCCATTGCCATACCCTCGGCATCCAACATCAACAAGGAAAAAAAGGAGTTCATTATTTATGAATCATCGTTTTCGGATATTTTAACCGTGGTGTTGTTCAATTTTATGCTGAGTAACAGCTACATCAGCATTGGCTCGTTTGCCAAATTGGGGGTTGAACTGGTGGCCATTTTAATACTGGCACAAGTGGCCTGTTTGCTGTTATTGTACCTTATTGGCCGCATTACACATCATGTTAAATTCTTCCTCATTATTGCATTGCTCATATTAGTGTACGCTATTGGGCAGTCGTTCCACTTATCATCATTAATTATTGTGCTGGCCTTAGGCCTGTTTTTTAACAATGCTGACCAAATTAATTTGCCCTGGTTCCGCAAACACTTTATTTACCACGGCCTGCAGATCGACCTTAAACAGCTCCTCCAACTATCGGCCGAAAGCGCTTTTTTAATGCGCACCTTCTTCTTTATCATCTTCGGTTTTACCATGGATGTTTATCAACTGCAAAAATCAACCGTGCTTTTCATCGGCGGATTGATCCTGTTCACCATCTATTTCATTCGTTTCGTATACATTAAACTGGCGCTAAAAACAGAGCTCATGCCCGAACTGGTGATCGTTCCCCGCGGTCTCATCAGCGTATTGCTTTACTACAACATCCCCCAGCCGCTTCGCCTGCCCGGTGTTGAAACCAGCTTGCTCTTTGTGGTGATACTGGGCACCAGCATCATCATGAGTATAGGCTTGTTTTTTTATAACCGCCGGGTGAGTGCTAAAGAGTTTGAGAATGTTTAG
- the ligA gene encoding NAD-dependent DNA ligase LigA, with amino-acid sequence MATNQAKQRITELTAELKQHNYNYYVLAQPTINDQDFDFKLKELAELEKQHPELADPDSPTQKVGGEVTKEFKTVRHRWPMLSLGNTYNEQELLDFDQRVRKAIGDNFEYVVELKFDGLSMSITYEDGKLARAVTRGNGVEGDEVTTNVRTIHTIPKKLKADSGYPDLFEIRGEVFMHRKAFERLNDERIEKGEVAYANPRNFASGTMKLQDSAEVARRPLDCFLYALHMEKSPFKTHWESLQAIKSWGLQVSNDSKLCADIKEVLEFINYWDTERFNLSFDIDGIVIKVNNYGQQEELGFTAKVPRWAISYKFKAERVETELLSVDYNVGRTGAVTPVANLKPVLLAGTTVKRATLHNANEIIRLDLHEGDTVYVEKGGEIIPKIISVNPDKRKPDAKAVEYLDTCPACGTPLERKEGEAAFYCPNDEGCPPQIVSKMQHFVSRKAMDIDGLGDETIETLYQKGLLKHISDIYELYTHADELKQMERFGERSITNMLAGIEKSKEKPFEKVLFGLGIRYVGETVARKLVAYFKTLEKLQAATLEELTAVDEIGERIAQSLVEYMSGEAHLAELQKLQSQGLQFISEEKEVVLQSDKLAGKTFIISGVFEKFSREELKEIIEQNGGKILSSISAKLNYLVAGDNMGPSKLEKANKLNVPIISDEELMGLL; translated from the coding sequence ATGGCAACTAACCAGGCTAAACAACGCATTACCGAGCTTACCGCTGAGCTTAAGCAGCATAATTACAACTATTATGTGCTGGCTCAACCCACTATAAATGATCAGGATTTTGATTTTAAATTGAAAGAACTGGCCGAACTGGAAAAACAACACCCCGAGTTGGCCGATCCTGATTCGCCCACGCAAAAGGTTGGCGGCGAGGTTACCAAGGAGTTTAAAACGGTAAGGCACCGCTGGCCTATGCTATCGTTAGGTAATACCTATAACGAGCAGGAGCTGCTGGACTTTGACCAGCGGGTACGCAAAGCCATTGGCGATAATTTTGAGTACGTAGTGGAGCTTAAGTTTGATGGCCTGAGCATGAGCATTACTTATGAAGATGGCAAGCTGGCCCGCGCCGTTACCCGCGGCAATGGTGTTGAGGGCGATGAGGTGACCACCAATGTGCGCACCATACACACTATCCCTAAAAAGCTAAAAGCTGATAGCGGCTACCCTGATTTATTTGAGATACGCGGCGAGGTGTTTATGCACCGCAAAGCCTTTGAGCGTTTGAACGACGAGCGTATTGAGAAAGGCGAAGTAGCTTATGCCAACCCGCGCAACTTTGCATCGGGCACCATGAAGCTACAGGATTCGGCCGAGGTGGCGCGCCGCCCGCTGGATTGCTTTTTGTATGCCCTGCACATGGAAAAGTCGCCATTTAAAACGCATTGGGAAAGCTTGCAGGCCATTAAAAGTTGGGGTTTACAGGTGAGTAATGATAGTAAACTTTGTGCCGATATTAAGGAAGTGCTGGAGTTTATTAATTACTGGGACACTGAGCGTTTTAACCTGAGCTTTGATATTGACGGCATCGTTATCAAAGTAAACAACTACGGCCAGCAAGAAGAGTTGGGCTTTACGGCCAAGGTTCCGCGCTGGGCAATATCTTATAAATTTAAAGCCGAACGGGTTGAAACCGAACTGCTGAGCGTTGATTATAACGTAGGCCGCACCGGTGCGGTGACGCCTGTGGCTAACCTTAAACCGGTGTTGCTGGCAGGCACCACGGTTAAACGCGCCACATTGCATAATGCCAACGAAATTATTCGCTTGGATTTACATGAGGGCGATACCGTTTATGTAGAAAAGGGCGGCGAGATCATCCCCAAGATCATCAGCGTAAACCCCGATAAACGTAAGCCCGATGCCAAAGCTGTTGAGTATTTAGATACCTGCCCGGCTTGCGGTACGCCATTAGAGCGTAAAGAAGGCGAGGCTGCTTTCTATTGTCCTAATGATGAGGGTTGTCCGCCGCAAATAGTAAGCAAGATGCAGCACTTTGTGAGCCGCAAAGCTATGGATATTGACGGCCTGGGCGATGAAACCATTGAAACCCTTTATCAAAAAGGCCTGCTCAAACACATCAGCGATATTTACGAGCTGTATACCCATGCCGATGAACTGAAGCAAATGGAACGTTTCGGCGAAAGATCCATTACCAATATGCTGGCCGGTATCGAAAAATCGAAAGAAAAACCGTTTGAAAAGGTGCTATTCGGCCTCGGCATCCGTTACGTAGGCGAAACCGTAGCCCGCAAACTGGTAGCTTATTTTAAAACCTTAGAAAAACTACAAGCCGCCACCTTAGAAGAACTTACCGCCGTTGACGAAATTGGTGAGCGCATAGCCCAAAGCCTGGTAGAATACATGAGCGGGGAAGCCCACCTTGCCGAACTGCAAAAGCTGCAAAGTCAGGGTTTGCAATTTATTTCCGAAGAGAAAGAGGTGGTGCTGCAAAGCGATAAACTGGCCGGCAAAACGTTCATTATTTCCGGCGTTTTTGAAAAGTTCTCCCGCGAGGAACTCAAAGAAATAATTGAGCAAAACGGCGGCAAAATATTGAGCAGCATATCGGCCAAGCTGAATTACCTGGTTGCCGGTGATAATATGGGGCCTTCAAAGTTAGAGAAAGCTAACAAGCTGAATGTGCCTATTATTAGTGATGAGGAGCTGATGGGCTTGTTGTAA